Sequence from the Deltaproteobacteria bacterium genome:
AAGCCGCTGGCATTGTTAGGCGGGGACTTACGGACAATGGGCAGGCAAAAAACCATCAACATCACTTTTGCCGACCTTAATTCCGGGTTGCGCAATATCTCGGTCGCCATTATTCAGGATAACAAGTCCCATGTCCTGGCCGCGGAAGCCTTTCCGCATAAAGGCATAAAGCAGAAAAAACTTTCCCTGCCCGTGGTGGTATCGGACTTGAAACTCCACGGCGGCCAGGCAACACTGAGAGTAGTTGCCGTGGATTACTCCGTGTTTAAAAATGAAATCGCCATAGAAAGGCCCATATCTATTGATCTGATCCCCCCCCAGATATACCTGTTAACGTCCACCAACAACATTAACCCCGGCGGCTGCTGCCTAGTTGCCTTCCGCACCTCGGAACCAACCGTGACCAGCGGCGTACAGGTGAATAATAACTTTTCGTCGGCTTATCCGGCCACTTTTACCGGTAAGCCGGCCAATGTGGCCTATTTTGGTCTGCCGATGGTCGCCCGCGGAGAGGGGATAAACATCAGGATCGTCGCGCGTGACGCAGGCGAGAATGAAACCTCCATCACGCTGCCCACCCTCATCAGAATGAAAAAGTTCCGCAACGACAAGATGCAGTTGTCCGATAAGTTTCTCAATCAAAAGATGCCCGATTTTCAGCCCTTGCCGCCAGAGTTACAGGGGAAAAGTCCGCTGGAAATCTTTGGCTACGTAAATGGACAGCTACGCCTGGCCAACGAGACCACTCTGCGTGAACTTTGCCGGCAATCGGATCCCCGCCAGCTCTGGGAAGGAACCTTCCTCAGGATGAAGGATGCCTCCCCCATGGCCCAGTTCGGCGACAGGAGAACGTATATTTATGAGAAAAGGGTCATCGGGGAAAGTGTTCATCTGGGTGTAGATCTGGCTTCACTGGTGAATGCGCCTGTGGAAGCCAGCAATAACGGCATCGTCAAATATGCCGGCAACCTCGGCATTTATGGCAATGCAATTCTCGTTGATCATGGCCAGGGAATTTTCAGCATCTACGGCCATCTGTCGGTTATCAATGTGCAGGCCGGGCAGCGTCTCAAAAAAGGCGATGTCATGGGTAAAACAGGCGCCACCGGTCTGGCCGCCGGCGACCACCTGCACTTCGGTCTCCTCGTAGGCGGACAGTTTGTCAACCCGGTCGAATGGTGGGACCCGCACTGGATAAAGGACAATATCACTGATAAATTGGATGGGTTGGGAGTTAAGGGTTAAATTTTATAACTTCCCGATATCACGGTGGTTGATCGTCACCTGGTAATTTCTGTCTATGAAATATAAGCCCAGTTGGTTAGCCACGACTGCGGAACGGTGCTTGCCACCCGTGCAACCTAACGCTACATTGAATCTGACCTTCCCCTCCTTTTCATAAAGTGGCAGCAGAAACGCCATCAAGTCAATTAGTTTCTCCATAAACACTTTACTTCTCTCATCCTCCAGCACAAAGTCCCGTACATTTTGGTTGAGACCATCGTAATTCTTCAGATGTTCCACATAATAGGGGTTGGGAAGAAACCGGACATCAAGCACCATATCGGCGTCAACAGGTACACCGTAGCGAAAACCGAAAGAAGAAACATGCAGCACCAGCGCTTTCCCCTTTGCTGCGGAGGAAAGAAAGTGCCGTTGGACCGCATCTTTCAATTGATGGACATTGATGGAGGTGGTGTCAATGACCTGGGCCGCCATCTGTTTGAGTGGCGATAAGCTGTTTCTTTCCAATAAGATACCATCTAAAACGGACCCCCGGCCTGACAGCGGGTGCACCCGCCTGGTTTCACTGAAACGATTAATCAGGGCGTCGTCGCCGGCATCGAGAAAAATGATTTCAATGCCATAGCCATGATCTTTGAGCCGCTTGAATATTCTTTCATATTTTCCCAGAAAACTCTGCTGTCTCAGGTCCATCACCATCGCCACATTGGCTATGCCCTGAAACTCTTCGGCTTGCAGCTTGAGAAAACGCGGCAGCAGCACAACGGGTAGATTATCAACGCAAAAAAAGCCGATATCCTCCAGCGCCCGCAGTGCCGTACTTTTTCCGGAACCGGAAAGGCCCGTGATGATCACCACCCGCAATTCTTTCATGCTGCTCCCCCACTTATAATTCGGACGATACTTTCGAGCCGCCCGCCCCGATCATTTGCCCAGGGGATTCTGAAAAGAGGAAGCCTGACCCCCATGATTCTCCTGCCTGACCGTCCATCATACGGCGCAGGGACGAACGGCCGTGCGTCTCTACAAATCTCCGCAACCATGTCTACAGGTGTTTCATCAGCAATACAGGTAGCAGGCAGTAAGTCTTGTACCGGCAAAACACCAGTTCCTTTAATTTCCAGGAGATTTTTAACCAATGCCTGGCTGCTTCCATAGAGACGTCCGCCCTGGCGTTTTTCAATTTCCACGGCATCATCGGCAATCCATTTATGCCCCCGCCCGGCCAGTTCTAACGCCAGAGTCGTCTTTCCGGCGCCGCTAACCCCGGTGATCAAGACGCCCCGGCCGCAAACATTGACGAGCGCCCCTTGTACCGAAAGACGCCGGTGCAGCTTTTCGCGCAGCAAGCCGGAAAGACGGCTGGCTAAGAGATTTTCATCAAAGCGGGAACCGAAAATAAAAGTTGACGTCCGCTCGGCAAAGCGAACAAGAAAATCAGGCAGGTCGTCAACTCCGGATAGCGCCAGACAAGGAATGCCCGCTGCCACTAAATTATCAAAAAACTTGCGCCGCCTCTGCCACGATGCGTTATCAAGCCCGACAGCGACCTGCGGGGCCATGACCAGAATGGTACCCGGAACAATTTCCCTGACGGTCCCCGGCAAAACCTCCGGTGTAAAATGCTCATCAGTAAGGCCGCTTTCGCCCTGAACACGGTTCACCCTTTTTGTCAGACCGGCGAACCCGGCCCGGCTCGTTATACCGAGCCGGGCTTTACTCCCGGCCAGCAGGTATTTTAACGTTAAGGTTTCCATCACAAAAATAATGGTCAATCAGGTCAGACTGATCAGGTTATCCTGTTCCACCAGCAAATTAAATAATTCAGCGGCAGATTTGGCTTCCATGAGGTTCTTTCTCAAGACGTTATCCTTCAGCAGTCGCGATATTCTGGCCAAAACCTTCAAATGTTGACCGGCGGAATTCTCGGGCACCATCAGCAGAAAAAAAAGATGTGCCGGTTTACCATCCAGGGCATTAAAATCAACACCCTGGTGACTTCTGCCGATGGCAATCCTCAAGTCATCGAGACCGCCGATCTTGCCGTGCGGTATGGCGATGCCGTCTCCGATGCCCGTGCTACCCAGTCTTTCCCTGTCCATTAGCACCTTAACCATATTGCCCCGGTCATCAGTGCTGCCGGCAGGCATCAGAACCGCCGCCAGTTCCGCCAGAACCGCTTCTTTGGTCGCCGCCTGCAATTCTTCAATAATGAATTCGCGCTTTAAGAACGTCGTTATCTTCATGAAGATCCCCTCTGATTTCAACCAGTCGTCTCTATCAGGGCAAACTTCCCATCTTCTTGACGATACAGGACGTTGATATTCTCTGTTGTCGAATCCCGATAAACGACAAACCGATTTTTTGCCGTTTCCAGCTCCATGACCGCATCATCCATGGACATGGGCTTCAAAACGAGACTTCGCACCGACACAACCTCAATACCCGACGAATCTTCCAGATCCTCGGCCGCAGTTCCACCCCCCGCAGCCCCATCCTCACGCATTGAATTGTTCTTGTGTTCCCTGATTTTCTCCTTGTGTTTTTTCAACTGCCTCTCAATCTTGACAACCGCATTGTCAATGGCCAGATGCATGTCTTTTTCTTCTTCCTTGGCATTGATATTCAGGCCATTGGCCGCCAGATTGATTTCAGCCACATTCCTGAACTTCTCGACGGAAAGAATGACCCGGGCTTCTACAGCGTTGTCCACATATTTCTTCAATTTTTGCAGTTTCTCGTCAACATATCCCTTCTGCCATGATTCACCCTCTGCATTCCTGAATGTAACAGAAACTATCATGATTAATCCTCCTGTTGTTATTTCCAGCCGCTTGGCCGGTGCATAGATAAAGACTTAATATTCACTCGGAACTGTTAAAAATATTTTTTCCGCCGCGAGGAAGGCAGAATACGCATCATCTCTCTGTATTTGGCCACGGTGCGCCGCGCAATTCTTACCCCGGCCTCATTATTAAGACGCTTGACTATTTCCTTGTCGCTGAAGGGATGGAGGGCGCTTTCGTCGGCAATGATCTTTTTGATGGCATCCTTGACACTCTTGGAGGCAATGGCATCGCCGTCCGTCTTCTGGATGCTGCTGCTGAAAAAGTACTTTAATTCAAAGACGCCGCGCGGTGTATGCATGTACTTATTGGTAACCACCCGGCTGATCGTTGACTCATGCATCTCCACATCATCCGCGATGTCCCTCAGCACCAGTGGCTTTAAATACTTGATGCCACCATCAAAAAAATCCCTCTGATGCCTGACAATACCTTCCGCCACCTTAAAAATCGTCTTCTGACGCTGCTGGATGCTTTTTATCAACCAACTGGCAGCCTGCACCCTTTCCCGCATATATTTTTTGTTGCTTTCGCCCGTGCTCTTATCGTCCCTGCCGGTCATCATTTCCCGGTAGTAATTACTGATCCGCAACCTGGGCAGGCCATCATCATTGAGAACTATCTTGTATTCGTCCCCCACCTTAAAAATATAAACATCCGGGATGATGCTTTGCGCCCTTTCTTCCGTATAAATACTGCCCGGCTTGGGATCCATATGGGTAATCGTCACTACCGCCGCTATTACATCGTTTAAAGAAACCTTCAGTTTTTTGGCGATATGACGGTAATCCTTTTTTTCGAGATCGTGCAGGTGTTCCTGAATAATTGCCAATACCAGTTCCTGGGACACCCCCAACATTTTACCCTGGATTAAAAGACATTCTTTCAGGTCACGCGCGGCGACGCCGGGAGGGTCAAACTCCTGCACCCGGCGCAGGACATTCTCCAATAACCCGATTTCCATTTTTTCCTGCAGGGCCAACTCCTCCAGGCTGGCCCTTAAATAACCATCCTGATCAATGTTGCCGATAATCTGCTCGCCCGCCATCATTTCCTGTTTCGTGCAACGGGAAAGCTTGAGTTGCCACATCAGGTGATCCATCAGGGACGGCTTGGCGCTCTGCAAATTATCCATGGTGGGAGCTTCGCCATCCCGGCGTTCGTAAATCTGGCTGGTTGGCCGATAGTCTTCCAGGTAGTTGTTCCAGTCAAACTCTTCTTTACCGTCGCCTTCCCCCGTAAGTTCCTCGGTCCGATCCACGTGCTTGAGATCGTCACTATCGAGCACGACCGCCTCATCTCCGGCTACCTCGCTTTCCGAGCCGACATAATCATCGGGGGGAGTCTCTTCCAGGAGCGGATTTTCTTCGAGCTCCTGATTGACGACGTCCATCATCTCCAGCCGGGAAAGCTGGAGAAGCTTAATCGCTTGCTGGAGCTGCGGCGTCATGATCAGTTGTTGGGAAAGTTTAAGGTTTTGTCTAAGTTCGAAGGCCATTTTTCCTGTATTTCTAAAGTTTTTTAAAGACTGAAACCTTCACCAAAATAAATTTTTCTGGCCTGCTCCGACCCGGCGATCTCTACCGGCGTCCCCGTCACCAGAACATTGCCTTCGTTTACGATATAGGCCCGGTCGCACACGGAAAGCGTCTCCCGGACATTATGATCGGAGATCAGCACGCCGATGCCCCTGGCTTTGAGTTTCCCGATAATCTTCTGAATATCCGCCACGGCTAAGGGATCAATGCCGGCGAAGGGCTCATCGAGCAGCATATACTTGGGCGATGTTACAAGCGCCCTCGTAATTTCCACGCGGCGCCTTTCACCTCCCGAAAGCGAATGGGCCTGATTCCGGGCCAGAGCAGTAATATCCAGCTCCCTTAATAACTCACCGAGACGCTGTTTTCTCTCTTCCGCACCGATCTTCAGCGTTTCCAGTATGGCCATGATGTTTTCTTCCACCGTCATGTTTCTGAAGATGGAGGCTTCCTGCGGCAGATAATTCAAACCCTTTCTGGCCCGGATATAGATGGCGCAGTCTGTTATGTCTTCCCCGTCCAACAAAATATGGCCGTCATCCGGCCTAGTCAGACCGACAATCATATAGAAAGTGGTGGTTTTGCCGGCCCCGTTTGGTCCCAAAAGACCGACCACCTCACCGGGATTTATCTCCAGCGAGATGCTGTTGACGACCTTCCGGCCGCCGTAAATTTTCATCAACCCGGATGTGGACAGTTTTCTCATTATGGATTACTTCTTCTCCACCGGATATATCGTCGCCTTCACCCTTTTATTCTCGGCAGCTTCGACCACACCTCTGTTTTCATTGAGGAAAACCTCTATCTTGTCGCCGCGCAAAATATTGTTCCCCTGTTGCATCACCGCGCTCCCGGTCATCACAATCTTTTGGGATTCCTGGTAATAAACGGCCTGATCTCCCGTCACCAACCTGTCGCCCTGGCTGACAGAGACATGACCCCTGGCCTCTATTTTTTCCAGGTCTCCGGTCTTCCCAACGTCACGCAAGCCCTCCCGACCGGGATCCCGTTCCTCCTTTTTGTAATAAAGAAAGATTTTATCCGCCTTTATGACCCTGTCACCCTGGGTAGCAACGGCATTGCCGGAAAATAGCACCACCTTTTTCGCATCATAAGCCTCCAGGCGGTCGGCGCTGATCTCTATGGGATGGCTATCGGCCGGTGATTTCCTGGCGAGCTCGGCCCCCTGGGCAACAGGAGCGGCACAGGGAACGAATAATCCCCAGCCGATAAACAACAAACACAATAGCCGACCTTTCATTTACCCCCCATTTACCTGGTTCTGGCTACTTAACCCGGGCCCGGACCCTGGAGAACAGCACGATATCCTTATTCGGCAGGGAAAGAGACATACCCACCCCGCGGATCTGCAGGCGCGGGGTTTCCATCAAGACCGCCGCGTCAGTATGCAACCGCTGCCCGGCAGCGGAATATTGCAGGTCATCGGTAGCAAAACGCTCGCCACTCACGGAAGTAACGCTTACATTACCGGATATTTTCATATCCCTGGTCGCGGTGTCCAATTGCCCCTTTTCTGCTGCCAACACCATCACCTTGCCATCCGGAAAAAAGAGTTTCACCTCCACCTGGTCAAAGTAGGCCAGATTTTGCTTCCTCAGATAACTGGCTTTTTTCGCTCTGATCTCCCACTTGTTGCCATCACCTCCCACTTCCCGGTAAAGAACATTTTTCACCTCGAGGTCGGCCCGATCAGACATGATTTTCAGCATGGTTGTCGGTGAGAGCGGGGAAAATTTGTCAAAGAAGATTATCAATACCGCCACTAAAACTAGCACCCCGCCAAGGACGGCTATTATTAAAGTTCTTTTCTGGAACCTCATGATTTTTTATATCACCCACCGCCCAATATGTAAAGATTAAACGTATTTCCGATTGATTTGAGTATGTTATATTAACTCATACCTCGCGGCCACCTCCGGCCACTTCCCTTGCGCCTTCAGGATAATCTCGCAAATCTCCCGTACTGCCCCTCGCCCACCCTTTTGCTCCGTGACGTAATCAACCACATTTTTCAGATCAGCGGACGCATCGGCCACGGTAGCGGAAAACCCGACCCTTCTCAGGACTGGCACATCCACCACATCGTCCCCCACAAAAGCCGTTGCCGCCGGCGAAATATTTTTTTTCCGGAGAATCTCCTCAAATACGGTAAGCTTATTGAAAACGCCCTGGTAGATCTCTTTGATGCCAAGGTCCAGGGCGCGATGGCTCACCACCTGGGAAGTCCGGCCCGTCAAAAGGACCACTTCCACCCCATATCTCATCAACATTATCAATCCGTGTCCGTCACGAACATTAAAATGCTTTGTTTCCCGACCGGCATCATCAATAATTATTTCCCCGTCGGTAAGAACTCCATCCACATCAAGGATCAAGACCCGGACAGGCTTAATCTTCTCCTGCAATGCCTCAGTTATCATTTCTCTCATATACACCTCTTGGATTGTTTAGACGGTCAGCGCGCCCGGCCCCTGTTTCACCAGCCCGTCAATCGCTTTCAGGATGGCCAGAAGGTCCGAAAGGGTTGAGAGGTATAAAGAATTGGGACCATCGCAAAGGGCGCGCTCCGGATCGGGATGGACCTCCAGAAAAATGCCGTCCACCCCGGCCGCCACCGCCGCCCGGCATAAATAGAGCGCCATTTCCCTCTGACCGCCGGAAGCAGTCCCGGCGCCGCCCGGCAGTTGCACGCTGTGCGTGCCGTCAAAGATTACGGGATGCCCCATGCCCCTGAGGATGGGTAGAGAACGGAAATCCACGACCAGATTATTATAGCCGAACGAGGCGCCCCTTTCCGTAACCATGATATTGCTGTTGCCGGCCGCTTCCGCCTTCTTGATGATATTGCCCGCATCCCAGGGAGCCAGGAATTGTCCCTTCTTGATGTTAATAATTTGGGCCTGCCGCGCAATCTCGGCTACAAAATCCGTCTGCCGGCAGAGAAAAGCCGGAACCTGCACCACGTCGAGAACGGCGCAGGCAGCCTCAATTTCTTCAAAGCGATGCACATCGGAAAGGACAGGTATCTGCAATTCCTTTTTGATATTCGCCAATATCGCAAGGCCTTCCTTGCAACCCGGCCCGCGGAAAGATGCGAAGGACGTCCGGTTCGCCTTGTCATAGGAGGCTTTAAATATGAAAGGTATGGCCAGCGCCTGGGTCAGGTTTTTTAAATACAGGGCAATTTCCATTGTTTGCCGCTCGTCCTCAATAACGCAAGGGCCTGCAATCAGCACAAAGGGCGCCCCGCCGCCGATAATAAAATCATTTAATAATATCTGTTTCATTTTTCCCTCATCACCGATGATCTATCATCATTGTTAGACCTTTGCACAACTCCCTTATTCGTCATTCCGGTGAAAACCGGAATCCAGGAAGTGGCTGATAATACTGGATACCGGCCTTCGCCGGTATGACATAGTTGCTGGTTTTATGTAGTTGTGCAAAGGTCTCATTCTTTATACTTTTTTTCCAGCATCCTGATCCGCATCTGCGGGATCTTGGTCCTGGCCTTGGTCGCCTCGGGATTTAATTCATAGGCCTTGACATAGGACCGGTAGGCCTCGGCGTACATTTCCTTGCTTTCATAGGCAACGCCTAAATTCAGATGAGACGCATCGTCTTCCGGATCGTAACGGACGGCTAATTTATAGTGTTCTATCTCTTTATCCACATCGCCTTTCAGGGCATAAACATAACCGCTGCCGGCATAGGCGGCAGCATTCTTGGGATCAAGCTCCGTTATTTTCTTGTATTGTTTGAGGGCGCTGTCGTATTGTTTTTCCTTCAGATAGTATTCCGCCAGGATGTTCAGCACCGGCGCCGTGGGGTGGAGCGCCGCGTATTTTTCGTATCCCCGGATGGCCTCTTTCGTCCGGCCCAACTGCTCATAGGCATAGGCCAGGTTATACAGTAATTGCGGTTCCTTGGCGCCGTTTTTTATCGCCTTTTCATAATTTTCCACCGCCTGCTGATACTTGTTCAGCTCACCATAGGCAAAACCGAGATTCGCATAGCCGGCGGCCCTTTTGGGGGCAATCTTGACAATCCTTTCGTAGCGTTTGATGGCCTGCGCAAATCTTTTCGCCCGCAGGTCCATGTCCGCCAACCTTTGCAGGGTGTCCAGATCATCGGGCTTCAGGGTCAATACTTTCTGATACTCCGCCGCCGCTTCCGGCTCTTTTTTCCCTTTCTCATAAGCCGTCGCCAGATTGAAGTGAACGACCGGATCGTTGGGGGCCAAAGTCAGCGATTTCCGGTAATTTTCCACTTCTTCCTTCCAGAGCCCTTTCCCTCCGTAAGCCAGGCCCAGATTTGCCCACAGTGCGGCATTGCGGGGCTGCTTGCCGACTACCTGCGTATACCATTTAATGGCCTCGTCGTAATTACCCGTCCGGAGCGCCGCTCCGGCCAGGGCGGCCATGGCATGATGGGCGGTGGGCGCCTTCGCGAGGACTACTTTGTATTGCTCAATGGCGGCCGCCAGCCGGTCCGTTTTTTCGTAGGCCTCTCCCAGCTTGAAGCGTCCCAGGGGATTGTCGGGATTCAATTGCAGTGACTCCTTGTAATTGGCAATCGCTTTTTCCCACTGTCCCAGCCCGCTGTAGGCCAGGGCAATATCCATAAAGGTCGCGGCATCCCTGGGGCTGAACCTTAATATCTGCCGGCCCGTTTCTACCACTTGTTGATAATCCTTGGTCGTCATATAACACTTGGACAACTCCACCAGGACATTAAGATCATTCGGGACGATCGAAAGGGCGCGGCGATATTGGACAATGGCATCCTCCGGCAATCCCGCCCTTGCATAAACCCCGGCCAGCATCTTGACGACGTTGGCATCCTTGTCGTTCATCGCAATCGCCCGCTTCAGGTACTCGATCTGCAACTGGCGATTATCCGTGCTGCGGGCATAGCGCAGCCAGTCCTGGGGCAGGACGTTGACGTTAAGCGGCAAGGCGGCAATCTCTTTACCCCGGTATATGACCACGATCCGGTATTTTTCCGCGCCCCCTCTTCCGGCCGCATCCTTTTCTTTTTGCACGATGTGATCTATCAGCTCAATGCCCCGGAGCAACACCCCATAATCGTTGCCGGTCCCCATGCCTTCCACGTCAACGGCAATGCCGCGGCCAAAGAAGGCATCGGAGGAAACGCCCTTGATGACAAATTCGTCCTTATAGGAAAGTTCCAGGGAATCGCCGGGTTTTAATGTCAATTCCTGGCCGTTTTTTTCCATATTCAGGTAATAGAAGTGCGGCGGCTCACCCAGAAACAGGAACGAAAAACTGCCGGCAACCCGCTTGGCGCCTGAAAGAAAAGGCGAAAATTTCTCCGGGAAAAAAGCAATGCCTGCTCCGATTAATGCGCCGATCAGGGCCGCAACTGGCAAAACCAGCCAAATTTTCCGGCTTCGTGCTGCCCCCGGACTATATTGTATCTTCATAGCTTATCCCCTGGGATGGTAGCGGCGGTGAATTTCTTTTAAGCCCTCACGGGTAATATGGGTGTAGATCTGGGTGGTGGAAATATCGGCATGACCCAGCATCATCTGCACGGAACGTAAATCAGCGCCGCCCGCCAGCAGATGGGAGGCAAAAGAATGACGGAAGGTGTGCGGATGCACTTTATTTTGCAGCCCCGCCTGGGCGGCATACTTCTTCACAAGCTTCCAGAAGCCCTGCCGCGAAAATTTATTCCCCGATTTATTCAAAAAAAGCGTCTCGCTGGGACGTCCTTTCAAATATAACGGCCTGACCTCTTGAACATAACCGTGCAGACAGTCGTAAGCCACTTTGCCGATGGGCACAATCCGCTCCTTGTTCCCCTTGCCCATCGTCAACAGGTAACCTACCTGCCAGTTGATGCTGCCCATCGTCAGGGAAATCAACTCGGAAACCCGTAGCCCAGTGGCATAGAGCAGCTCCAGCATCGCCTGGTCGCGCCGGGCTGGTTTCGTTGCTCCGCCGGGCTGGCTTAAGATCGCATTCATTTCCTCCCGGCTGACAGCATCGGGCAGACGCAGGCCGACCTTAGCCAATTCAATATTCGCCAGCGGGTTATGATCGGTCATCTTTTCTGCCAGAATAAATTTATGAAACCCCCGGATGGCGGCAAGCGCCCTGTTCAGGGAATTAGCAGTCAGACCCCCTCGTCTCCGAGCCGTCAGGTAGGCTATCACCTGCTCAGGGGTAATGTCGCCGACAGTCTTTATTCCGTTTTGTTCCATGAAGGCGGCATAACTATGCAGATCCCGACTGTAGGCGTCCAGCGTGTTAGCAGCAGCGCCCTTCTCCACCGTCAGAAAATTAAGATATTGATCGAGCAAGTCGTACATAGCCCACCTCTCACCTTTCACCCTTCATCGCCTCATGGAGTCGCGCCGCCTGCGACAGGAAAACCTCCATCTTCGCCGTGATTACCTGGGGGAAAGGATTGCCGTCGCTTTCAATAGCCAGGAATGGAAGTTCGGAGATATTGGCGATTTCCTGCCGCCGCGCCCCGTTACCGTCTCCGGCGGACAACTGCCATCCGCGACCCATCGCCTTCGACAAGATAGCTTCCGACAAGCGATTGGGCATGCAACCGAAGGGACCGATGGCAATGACGCCGCAGTAATGACGCGGCACTTCATAAATCGCACTGCCTACGGTCAGGATGGCTTCACCCGTCAGTTGGGGACTGATCAAATCACGGGCGCTGGCGATCAGGTTGGGTATGTCATCATAGCGGCAGGGCATCAAACCGGAGCCGGCCGCAATCTTTTTATAGGCCCTCTCGTAGTTTCTCATCCACAGGGATCGCAAAAGGAGCCCCGGCCGCTCATGTAAAGCCGGCCGGCAGCCGGCCAAATTCTTGTTAAAGCAATAATCGGTGTAGTAAATCCATTCCATAACCCCGGCTGTTTTCACGGCCAATCCGTGCTCCGCAAGCTTTTCCACGAGGGATTGCCGCGACAGGTCGTCATGACGGAC
This genomic interval carries:
- the rpoN gene encoding RNA polymerase factor sigma-54, with amino-acid sequence MAFELRQNLKLSQQLIMTPQLQQAIKLLQLSRLEMMDVVNQELEENPLLEETPPDDYVGSESEVAGDEAVVLDSDDLKHVDRTEELTGEGDGKEEFDWNNYLEDYRPTSQIYERRDGEAPTMDNLQSAKPSLMDHLMWQLKLSRCTKQEMMAGEQIIGNIDQDGYLRASLEELALQEKMEIGLLENVLRRVQEFDPPGVAARDLKECLLIQGKMLGVSQELVLAIIQEHLHDLEKKDYRHIAKKLKVSLNDVIAAVVTITHMDPKPGSIYTEERAQSIIPDVYIFKVGDEYKIVLNDDGLPRLRISNYYREMMTGRDDKSTGESNKKYMRERVQAASWLIKSIQQRQKTIFKVAEGIVRHQRDFFDGGIKYLKPLVLRDIADDVEMHESTISRVVTNKYMHTPRGVFELKYFFSSSIQKTDGDAIASKSVKDAIKKIIADESALHPFSDKEIVKRLNNEAGVRIARRTVAKYREMMRILPSSRRKKYF
- a CDS encoding M23 family metallopeptidase, coding for MKNLKKYLTAIVLSVMFLLGAGWWFFATWGETEKPLALLGGDLRTMGRQKTINITFADLNSGLRNISVAIIQDNKSHVLAAEAFPHKGIKQKKLSLPVVVSDLKLHGGQATLRVVAVDYSVFKNEIAIERPISIDLIPPQIYLLTSTNNINPGGCCLVAFRTSEPTVTSGVQVNNNFSSAYPATFTGKPANVAYFGLPMVARGEGINIRIVARDAGENETSITLPTLIRMKKFRNDKMQLSDKFLNQKMPDFQPLPPELQGKSPLEIFGYVNGQLRLANETTLRELCRQSDPRQLWEGTFLRMKDASPMAQFGDRRTYIYEKRVIGESVHLGVDLASLVNAPVEASNNGIVKYAGNLGIYGNAILVDHGQGIFSIYGHLSVINVQAGQRLKKGDVMGKTGATGLAAGDHLHFGLLVGGQFVNPVEWWDPHWIKDNITDKLDGLGVKG
- a CDS encoding PTS sugar transporter subunit IIA, which translates into the protein MKITTFLKREFIIEELQAATKEAVLAELAAVLMPAGSTDDRGNMVKVLMDRERLGSTGIGDGIAIPHGKIGGLDDLRIAIGRSHQGVDFNALDGKPAHLFFLLMVPENSAGQHLKVLARISRLLKDNVLRKNLMEAKSAAELFNLLVEQDNLISLT
- the rapZ gene encoding RNase adapter RapZ; protein product: MKELRVVIITGLSGSGKSTALRALEDIGFFCVDNLPVVLLPRFLKLQAEEFQGIANVAMVMDLRQQSFLGKYERIFKRLKDHGYGIEIIFLDAGDDALINRFSETRRVHPLSGRGSVLDGILLERNSLSPLKQMAAQVIDTTSINVHQLKDAVQRHFLSSAAKGKALVLHVSSFGFRYGVPVDADMVLDVRFLPNPYYVEHLKNYDGLNQNVRDFVLEDERSKVFMEKLIDLMAFLLPLYEKEGKVRFNVALGCTGGKHRSAVVANQLGLYFIDRNYQVTINHRDIGKL
- a CDS encoding HAD hydrolase family protein, which translates into the protein MREMITEALQEKIKPVRVLILDVDGVLTDGEIIIDDAGRETKHFNVRDGHGLIMLMRYGVEVVLLTGRTSQVVSHRALDLGIKEIYQGVFNKLTVFEEILRKKNISPAATAFVGDDVVDVPVLRRVGFSATVADASADLKNVVDYVTEQKGGRGAVREICEIILKAQGKWPEVAARYELI
- the kdsA gene encoding 3-deoxy-8-phosphooctulonate synthase produces the protein MKQILLNDFIIGGGAPFVLIAGPCVIEDERQTMEIALYLKNLTQALAIPFIFKASYDKANRTSFASFRGPGCKEGLAILANIKKELQIPVLSDVHRFEEIEAACAVLDVVQVPAFLCRQTDFVAEIARQAQIINIKKGQFLAPWDAGNIIKKAEAAGNSNIMVTERGASFGYNNLVVDFRSLPILRGMGHPVIFDGTHSVQLPGGAGTASGGQREMALYLCRAAVAAGVDGIFLEVHPDPERALCDGPNSLYLSTLSDLLAILKAIDGLVKQGPGALTV
- the lptA gene encoding lipopolysaccharide transport periplasmic protein LptA, giving the protein MKGRLLCLLFIGWGLFVPCAAPVAQGAELARKSPADSHPIEISADRLEAYDAKKVVLFSGNAVATQGDRVIKADKIFLYYKKEERDPGREGLRDVGKTGDLEKIEARGHVSVSQGDRLVTGDQAVYYQESQKIVMTGSAVMQQGNNILRGDKIEVFLNENRGVVEAAENKRVKATIYPVEKK
- the raiA gene encoding ribosome-associated translation inhibitor RaiA, whose translation is MIVSVTFRNAEGESWQKGYVDEKLQKLKKYVDNAVEARVILSVEKFRNVAEINLAANGLNINAKEEEKDMHLAIDNAVVKIERQLKKHKEKIREHKNNSMREDGAAGGGTAAEDLEDSSGIEVVSVRSLVLKPMSMDDAVMELETAKNRFVVYRDSTTENINVLYRQEDGKFALIETTG
- the lptC gene encoding LPS export ABC transporter periplasmic protein LptC, coding for MRFQKRTLIIAVLGGVLVLVAVLIIFFDKFSPLSPTTMLKIMSDRADLEVKNVLYREVGGDGNKWEIRAKKASYLRKQNLAYFDQVEVKLFFPDGKVMVLAAEKGQLDTATRDMKISGNVSVTSVSGERFATDDLQYSAAGQRLHTDAAVLMETPRLQIRGVGMSLSLPNKDIVLFSRVRARVK
- the lptB gene encoding LPS export ABC transporter ATP-binding protein — its product is MRKLSTSGLMKIYGGRKVVNSISLEINPGEVVGLLGPNGAGKTTTFYMIVGLTRPDDGHILLDGEDITDCAIYIRARKGLNYLPQEASIFRNMTVEENIMAILETLKIGAEERKQRLGELLRELDITALARNQAHSLSGGERRRVEITRALVTSPKYMLLDEPFAGIDPLAVADIQKIIGKLKARGIGVLISDHNVRETLSVCDRAYIVNEGNVLVTGTPVEIAGSEQARKIYFGEGFSL